cacaggacatCTGAGGCAGTAAGCTGTGGCTCACTCCCATGGcaccccagcctgccctggaCTGCAGAATGCCAAACTGAGCAAGACTCAGCTCGTGGCTGGCAAAGAAGCCCAGAGAGCCATGCCCTGCTTTGCTACTCACGtgattgttttcatttctttcttctctgcatcTGGACGGGCACGGTTGAGCACCTTGAGGAAATCTGACGTTTTTGCCCTCATACGTGTGTGAATATAGGCCTGTGTTTCATTAGGACAAAATGGGGACATGTCAAGAGCCTTTCTTCATAGCTCAGATTTCAGGACACATGACAGCCAGGTCACTCTGAACAATTACCCTCGTTTCTGTTCtcagaaaggaaacaaaccagatccaaaagggaaaaatcctaCTTCACTGCtagaatggaaagaaaacagtctTGTGTCCAAGTTCAGGGAGAAGGCAACGATACATCACTTGCCACCCCTGCATGACTGCGGAGGGCTGTGGCAGACCCTAATGAGTTCTCAAGGGGCACCCCTGACCCCTGCTTCTCCCCTTCAGCACCCAGGTTAGATGGGCTGAAGCCACCCTGTGTGCCCCGACCCTCATACCTTTGAGCACTTGATGTGATAGTGCAGGTAGTCCCGGAATGTGTGGATCAGGTTTATGGTGTTGTCTCTGGCTGCAGCATTGGTGTGACGGGGGAACAGCACTGAAAGAAGAGGCCAACACAGACTTTTAGTACCCCCTGAGGCTGCACAAGGCCTTCAGGATCAGTTCTGGAGGCTTCAGGGTGTGCTGCATTGAATCCCTGCCTTGCTCTCTATAAAGAGCCCTTTACTCTTGACACGTACCAAGATTAAGCAGCACttgtgattttaaataaaaggtttAAGAGCACTTTTCTAcatttcccacagcagcctgtgcaCTCTGCAGGACACAGGCAAGGCCAGGTGTCCAGAAACAATGGCACTGTAGGAAACTATATGTTGCTGTATCAGTGCTTGAAAGATGCAATTGGAGGAGCAAGCTGGGAGGCAGACCAGAGCGCCCAGACTGCTCAACCAATTGCAAGATCCAGTCTGCCCTGGAGTCTTGAAATTGGTTCTGGATCTTTGCCTGGCAGCTTGCCAGTCCTGTAACATAGACAGACTTGGATACAAGCAGGTAGCTTGCTCTTTCCATAAGCTGATGCTCTGTTAGGTGTCCCAGATCCAAGGGCTGAAAGAACATTTTGTCTGCGTGATGATCTCACCTGAGATCAGGTAACTGGGAAATTTAGTCTCAACAAGAACAAAAGTATGTGCCATCCTGGACCTCTTCTTTCCATAGCTGACAGCTGCCCAGGCCTCAAGGCACcatttccagcacaggaggagggCAATGCTATCTTCACCTTTCCTTGCAGTGTCTGTGCTCCATCTCTGAGCTCCAAACTACAGGAATGCTGGCCTGAGACACCCTAACAACACACCCAAACATCTTGAAAAGACCTATCCCTTTCAACAGGGCAGGGTTTAGACTTCTTGACACTGCTACTCAGGGGGAAGTCATGGCTCTGCTGGCCAGCACCTCTGTCAGGGTAAAGTGGCTCATCAGTGTTTGGCCCAGAGCaaagaggcagagctggagaagcagaatgcactgctctgctgctgctctctgactGCCTCTGCTGATCAAGCACTGCACAGCTCCTTGCAGCTGGACTACCTACAAGTACAGTTGCATGAAAACTTTCACAAGAAACCTTCAGTTTCCAAAATATCACAGCAAAGCCACTCTTCCCTTTGCTTCCAAATACTGAACTTATTTTGTAGGCGGACACTAAACAATTCACTGTCCACTTCCACATCTTCTTGCCCACAGTAGAGCTGAGGTGACCTGATACAGAAAAGGGACACTCCAAAGGGGGCACACGAGACAGAATGCAACCCCAGAGTCCTTGCAGCCCCGAACTGCCCACTTCAACACTCAGGGAAGGTGAAttccttcctgtttttcatGCAGCAACAAGAACCTCTCTCCTCCCCAAGCCTCAGAGCTGCCTGCTTACCAAAAGTGATGTAGCCAATATTATCGCCAACAGCTGCGTCCGTGTCTTTCAGCTCCAAGGGTGGCTCCCTGTGGCTGAAGAGCACCTGTGGGGCTGTGTGACTGGCTCGGCGACCCTCCTTGAACTCCTGAACAAGACAAAGTGAAGGTGATTCCCACTGTGGCCCTTCAGCAACATGCTGGGAAATCAAATGGGGTTTCCTCACTCCCAAAGGGCAATGAGCAGAAGGTGGCCCAGCTTTCCCTGAATGGATTGAGCTCATCAGGCCAAACACCCTGAAagtgttttccctttttcccagcaaaaccagcccaaaatGCATGGCTGTCCTGGGTTTATACATGACCGTAGTGCAGCCCTTCAGCTGGGGTGGCTTTCAGTGTGtcacacccctgccatgggtgtTTTGTGGAAGGGATACCTCAGTCTGAGCAAGTACACGAGACAGCACAGTTCCTGCTGGAACTTCAATGCTTCCAGTGAAAGTGCACAATGCCCACCATCCCTGAGGAACAGAAATTCTCAGGAAGGGCAGCAAGATCTCCATCACACCTAGTGTAAAGGTTCTGCCATTTGAGAAACCATCTCCCATCAGGAGTCTGCCTAGGCATCAAGATGCATCTAGGGGCTTGAAGCTTGTATGTGAACTCTGCTCCTCTTAACGCTTCCCCTACACCTTGAAACAATACCTTCAGGCAGGGAGATCCATTCCCCCACCTCTGACAGTAGCACAACCCCCACCTCACAGGAAATGTACTGGCTCTGCATTTCAGGAACTCTAAAGACCATCTCTGTGTGGGCTGGGAATGGCCAGAGACCATTCTCCTGCCCCAAGGCAGAGCAGTCTTCCTTCTGCCTCACTGACCTCCATCCCACCCTACACATTATCAGCTACCCTTGGCCTCTCCTCTGAGCACAGTTTCCCCGGGAATGGCAGGGGCATCCATGTCCCTTTTAGAGTAGATCACTGGGCTTTCCTTAATGAACTGCTTAGCTTGCACTTCTGCCTGCTTATGCCAGAGGGTGAAATGGTTCAAATGGCTTCACTGGTTAGTTAATGGTTACATTTTCTCCATGAGAGCCTAGATGAGCAGACACCATGCCCAGCTGTGTTATGTAAGAGCAATAGCTGGAGGGAAAGAGCCAGTGTGACTCAGAGTGGAAttcctgtggctgggcagaggcagggtTTGCTGTTGTAAAAACCAAGAAGTTGGGACATGGAGACTCCAGGACAGCTGCTGCCTTGAAGCACTGCCATCTTCCCAGGAGCCTCACTAACCCCATTTTGTTCATCATGCTTCCCCCTTcccattttaaaagctgaattcCAGGCTGAGGGATATGCTTGGTGGGAGAAAACCACAAAGCCAGAGCAGATGCCCTGTCTGTAGCTAATGAACACAGCAAACAGAGCTGTGAAGACTTCCATTGTAACAGACACCCTTTTGATGACACCCAACACAGGTACACTGGTCTCCAGTAAACTGGGCCAGTAACTTGCTGTCCATGAGCCTGTCAGCAGCATGGCCTGGCACCCTTGAACAGGTAGGTTAAAGATGCCTGGAACATCCTGCAGGCCCTGCTCCATGGCCATGCCCAAACAGGAGGCTGGCAGCCCAGGAGCTTAAGCAGATGAGTGAGGTGGGCCAGTGGCACAGATGAACACAGGTACAAGCATGCATTgagcctccccagctgcacaTAGATGTGTCATTTTCCCTAGGCCGCACACAGTTGTTCACAGACATGCAAAGTGCTTGCTACAAGTCTCTGAATGCTTCCCAGCTAAACAGCAATTGGAAAAGGTAGCTGAGTCCAGATTCAGCTGAGTCCAGTCCATAACCTGGCATTACGATTGGTTTAAGCCCACAAATTCAGTATATTCATAGCTCTAAGAAGTTGAAATTAGAGAGCTGTCACACTGAGCTGCTGAGTGTTTCTGCAGCATTTGAGCATTAGCAGGATGAAACTTCAAGGTGAAGACCAGTTTCAGCTCCTCCTCATGCATGGTATGACACTGTCTCACCCTTCCTACTCCCTTTACTCCTCAACATGCTCAAGTCCTCAGCTGGCTGGAGATCCTTACACAATAGCTATCCACATTACAAGGCCTCAGTGTGGGGACTGAAGCATTCACTGTGGTGTTTCTCATCTGTAATACATAATATGCTTGATTGTCCAAATGAGCAAGACTATTGATGATAGAGATGCCAATGCAAGAGCCAGGAAAATACACTGTCTGTGCCTATTAGCATGTTCTTCCATCCCAGTGCAGCATGGAGCAAAGCACTTCCATGTGTTAAATTTCCTTTGTGCTCACTCCAGCAGCATATTTGGCAACGCTGCTTCAAGCAAGCAGGCATCTGAATTGAGGACCACACCCCTTCCCTGTAATTCAGTTTCCATACCTGCATAAACACCTTTCCGATCACCACATCATCATCGTCCTTAAATACCGTGCTGAACACAACCGTGACGCGGTCCTTCTTTGCCTCAACATACCTGCAGGTGGGAGAGAGAGAACCCACCTGTGAGCCAGAGCTAAGAAATTCAACTGGACGAGGAAGCAACTGCGTGACAAGGTCAAGTAGATACAACAGCCATTCACAGGCCTGGCTGCTGTAAATTTCCCCTCCCTTGAGACAATATTTACAGGGAGCACAACATTTCTGTTGGGAGTGGCCAGTTCCTCTCCTGCATGCAGCCACAAGTGATGCCACTAACAGAGACTCTTGTGTAACATCTCAGCAGCCCAAGGCATAAGCATTACCCTCATGGGATACTTGTGGCAGCCAAGAACAGGCCCTTATAACCCAGGCCAAAGCACGGAGCAGGAGGATTTCCTGACTTTCCACCAAAACCTACAGCTGTGCACAGGAGCAGACTACTGAGCACTGTATGACCCCCATGCTGTTTGGTTTGAACACTTACATTGTCTCATCATCCCTGTAGTGGATGActgctcttttttctccttctttgccCTCTTCCTGGAATTTGAAATACTTCTCAAAGACTGAAGCAAAGCAGTTGCGCTTCAACATGCCGGCTTGGTGCACAATGGCATCCTTGTCTGCAGGAAGGTTCTCCAGGTCGTAGAGCAAAGAGACATTGTAACCTGGGAAGGGGCAGTCATTAACCTTAATAATCTACATAGGGCCTTAATGAAAGCAGAGACATTTTTTTGAAGAGATACCTACAGTCCCACTTTTGCCTTAAATCCTCCCAAAAGTCCCAGGGGTGAGTTCTTCCCACTCCAAGCACTTGCCAAAAGCCATGCCTGAACTCGGCGCGTGGCCATGGCAACGTTCCTGGGGCTCCTTCTCAAGCTCCCAGACACACGTGCTGGCTGAACTGCTCCCAAGTTTTTGCAGTGAGTAGGAAGAGATGTTGTCACAGGTAACCATGGTTTTCCTGTGTCTTACAAAGCATCTTTGAGAAGAACAAAGACCCCAACCGTGAGGAACAGAGGCTTCCTGGAGGAGGACTGCATAAAGAATTACAGTTTGTGCTGCAAGCTACTTCATCCCTGATGTGTCTGAGCCACTTTTTAAATTGGCAATTTCAAATTGCAATTCATTGTATAGAGAGCCTCAGATATCAAGCTCTTCAAGTGCAGCCTTCATATGAGCATTTCTCAGGTAACTTAAGTAACTTTGGAATTGcattcacacacacatgcacaaagaCACAAACACATAGAGAGTGAATGCTACTGCAGGGTTACCTGATTCAGGATTTACCAAGTAGCTTCCATAGACTTTCTTCAATAcctagaaaagaaattaaacattgAGCACACAAGCTATCAAGACTTGTTTCCTCCTGCACAGTCTAGGCCATATTTGGTCTACTTTTAGAAGTATCAAATTACAGCACCTGCCTCCCCTAGTCTAAGAGAACTCAGACAAATATTAAGTCATCAGCTTCTAGTACTATTGGCTATTCCTGCTCTAGGGAGGGCTCCCTGAACTCCACTGACAGGGGACATACTGCAGGAGAGGACTCAAAACTGGAACTTTTTCAAGTTCTTACTAGTCGGATTTGTGTGGGGAAGAAGCATTATAGCTCATACCTTCAAAGGAGAACAATCAGCAGAGCCTGACACAACAGACCTGAGGGCTACCACTTTTCCTTCCATTCAAAGGCAGATGCAAAGCGTGCCCGGTCCCTCTCCTCACAGGACAGCAATTTCAGAGCACACCACGGCCTGGTGATCACATACTGTCTCAGCCTATTGCACGAACAGATGGGGATCGAGAGGAGACTGCCACGCAGGCTTGGATGCCTCCCAGAAGCAGAACCGCCTACAGCACAGCAAAAACCTTTCTTCAAACGTAATTACTGCTGAATTTTACATCAATGGCAATTTCCAACTGAGCCATAGCTCTGTGTCAATGAGGGGGCTGGGAACAGGCAGTATTTCACAGAGAAGAACACAACAGTGTTGGGGCAGAACTGGCCCTCCTGGGATGACACCCACTACCACGTGGAAAGGATACACAGACTCTCTGCATGCCAAAACCTCCTCTCAGCAGAGagcctgcctgcagcagtgcaggaagaTGCCCTGTCTTAGCAGGAAGCCCACTCTGCATTCCTCACAGTGGCATTTCACCAAAGACAGAGCAGAAACAAGCAACATTGTCTGCCGGGAAGTACAGAAAGCAACATTATGACAACTGAAgattgaaaaatgtaatttctattTAGTCAGTACTTCCAAGCCAGTTCTGCACAGATCCCATTTTCCTCTAAAAGTTTATAGAAATTTGCCTTTCACCACCACAATGGCTGCTGGTGCACAGTGCTGTCAGCCACTCGTCCACCACAGTTCTCTTGGGATCACACACTACACTGAACCTCACTACACGTGCTGGGAAGGCTCCACCATTTGGGCTGCTTCACACTCCTCATGCCAGCAGGGGTACCTTCAGTAGCAGGCAATGCTGCACCTAGAAAGCTCTGCATTCAAGGAACCAGGAAAGCAGGACACTCAATCATATCTCTTCTGACTTAGGTGGGTCTTATGGCAATTCGCAGGAATTCACTTTGGGTTCAAATCACCCATTTATCACCAGACTCATAATAAACTGATGGAGCAgcttccttgttttcttccaaGGACAGACACCCAGAGGCAAAAGCCTGCTGAAAAGCCCTGAGTGAACCCCATTTGCTGCCATGTGGAGATTTGAAAACGGACTCAAGAACTGAGTCACACTTCCTGCCTCGCCATCCAACCACAGCTCAGAGAGGCTCCTTTTTTCTACCATAAATGGCCCTCCGCAGCCACAAGGCCCAGTCAACAGGAACTGAGCTTGCGActtcacacagcagcagtgaaaagggAACCAATCTGTAAACCAAGGTCTGCATACGCAGCAGGAGCCCAGCACTTGCTCTCAAGTGTGGTTACGAGTCAGAAGAGAAGCACCACAGATCTGTCTTGATGCCTTCCTTCACTTGTGGGCTCAACACATCAGTCAGGCTTCGCTTTGAACTTGCAAAATTAGTGATGCCTTCTGCCTTTCAGGCTGCAGGGTCATAGAAGATTACTTTTTCACGAGAGAGTGTGAACACACTTGCCCTTGTCTTTCAGCAAAGTGGGACTCCTGGttggcacagagctgctcctttgACCAGTTAGATGGGAGCACAGATGCTTCTCTAAGGGTCAGATGTTAGATCCATCAACATCATGAGGGCATTGCCACCAACACAGTATTTGTAGGCAGGAGGCCTGGAGATGCTTACTTACCTCATCAGCACCATGTTCCTGGAGTTCCTTGTAGAATTTCAGAGAAATACTGACCATCACTTTTGTCTTGTCTCCATTGGGGTTTGAAATATGGTAAAGGACTCCATCAAAGTCTAAGAAGCAAGCAAGAGAAATGTGAGGGAACAGGAACCATCTATTTCTGAGGAATGTTTTCCCTACAAGTTCTAGTGACTGCATAAAGCGACACTGCTCCTCTTGCTCCAGCTCTCACAC
The Vidua macroura isolate BioBank_ID:100142 chromosome 7, ASM2450914v1, whole genome shotgun sequence DNA segment above includes these coding regions:
- the ARPC2 gene encoding actin-related protein 2/3 complex subunit 2; translation: MILLEVNNRIIEETLTLKFEGAAAGNKPEAVEVTFADFDGVLYHISNPNGDKTKVMVSISLKFYKELQEHGADEVLKKVYGSYLVNPESGYNVSLLYDLENLPADKDAIVHQAGMLKRNCFASVFEKYFKFQEEGKEGEKRAVIHYRDDETMYVEAKKDRVTVVFSTVFKDDDDVVIGKVFMQEFKEGRRASHTAPQVLFSHREPPLELKDTDAAVGDNIGYITFVLFPRHTNAAARDNTINLIHTFRDYLHYHIKCSKAYIHTRMRAKTSDFLKVLNRARPDAEKKEMKTITGKTFTTR